A portion of the Trachemys scripta elegans isolate TJP31775 chromosome 9, CAS_Tse_1.0, whole genome shotgun sequence genome contains these proteins:
- the POU3F4 gene encoding POU domain, class 3, transcription factor 4, with translation MATAASNPYSILSSSSLVHADSAGMQQGSPFRNPQKLLQSDYLQGVPSNGHPLGHHWVTSLSDGTPWSSTLATSPLDQQDVKPGREDLQLGAIIHHRSPHVSHHSPHTNHPNAWGASPAHNSSITSSGQPINVYSQPGFTVSGMLDHGGLTPPPASATTQSLHPVLRDTADHGDIGSHHCQDHSDEETPTSDELEQFAKQFKQRRIKLGFTQADVGLALGTLYGNVFSQTTICRFEALQLSFKNMCKLKPLLNKWLEEADSSTGSPTSIDKIAAQGRKRKKRTSIEVSVKGVLETHFLKCPKPAAQEISSLADSLQLEKEVVRVWFCNRRQKEKRMTPPGDQQQHEVYSHNVKTDTSCHDL, from the coding sequence ATGGCCACAGCTGCCTCTAATCCCTACAGCATTCTCAGTTCCAGCTCCTTAGTCCATGCAGACTCTGCGGGCATGCAGCAAGGGAGTCCTTTCAGAAACCCTCAAAAACTTCTCCAAAGTGACTACTTACAGGGAGTTCCTAGCAATGGGCATCCGCTCGGACACCACTGGGTGACCAGCCTCAGTGATGGGACTCCGTGGTCCTCCACGCTAGCGACGAGCCCCCTCGACCAGCAAGACGTGAAGCCAGGAAGAGAAGATCTCCAGCTTGGCGCAATCATCCATCACAGGTCGCCTCATGTGTCTCACCACTCGCCCCATACAAATCATCCCAACGCATGGGGAGCCAGTCCAGCTCATAACTCATCGATAACCTCCAGTGGACAGCCTATTAATGTCTACTCGCAACCTGGCTTCACAGTCAGTGGCATGTTGGACCATGGGGGTCTAACACCACCTCCTGCCTCAGCCACTACCCAAAGCTTGCACCCAGTGCTGAGGGACACCGCAGATCATGGAGATATAGGCTCCCATCACTGTCAGGATCACTCTGACGAGGAGACGCCGACATCAGATGAGTTGGAACAGTTTGCAAAGCAGTTCAAACAAAGGAGAATCAAGTTGGGATTCACTCAAGCAGACGTTGGCTTAGCACTAGGGACTCTCTATGGCAATGTTTTCTCCCAGACTACTATCTGCAGGTTTGAGGCTCTGCAGCTCAGCTTTAAGAACATGTGCAAACTGAAACCGCTGCTAAACAAGTGGCTAGAAGAGGCAGATTCATCTACTGGCAGCCCGACTAGTATTGACAAAATAGCAGCCCAaggcaggaaaagaaagaagagaacctCGATAGAGGTGAGTGTCAAAGGGGTTTTGGAAACTCATTTTCTTAAATGTCCCAAACCTGCAGCCCAAGAGATCTCCTCCTTGGCAGACAGCCTGCagttggagaaagaagtggtgcGTGTCTGGTTTTGTAACAGAagacaaaaagagaaaagaatgacTCCACCAGGGGATCAGCAGCAGCACGAGGTTTATTCTCATAACGTGAAAACAGACACATCCTGCCATGATCTTTGA